A stretch of the Nicotiana tabacum cultivar K326 chromosome 6, ASM71507v2, whole genome shotgun sequence genome encodes the following:
- the LOC142181731 gene encoding uncharacterized protein LOC142181731, whose protein sequence is MIIVSWNIRGLNKSYKQRELEKFLQINKVDMIACLETRVKQQKSKDVHKKMGGDWKVEDNYAYAPNGRIWIMWKETNVHIAILESTDQLIHCQVEDKNSTFTSYITFVYGLHTIQHRVSLWRSLRNIQLSGPWLIIGDFNSVLSVDDRINGLPVHQAEMADFQDCIDDIGVGQIAKRGSRFSWSNKRDAKVRVYSHIDWAFGNAEWFNSYTWIEAVYMLPSCSDHSYNARH, encoded by the coding sequence ATGATCATTGTGTCTTGGAACATAAGAGGACTGAACAAGTCCTATAAACAGCGAGAATTAGAGAAATTCTTGCAGATAAATAAAGTAGATATGATTGCTTGCTTAGAAACTAGAGtgaaacaacaaaaatcaaagGATGTTCACAAGAAAATGGGTGGAGATTGGAAAGTAGAAGACAACTATGCCTATGCACCTAATGGAAGGATATGGATAATGTGGAAAGAAACAAATGTTCATATTGCAATTCTGGAAAGCACAGACCAATTGATTCACTGTCAGGTGGAGGACAAAAACTCAACATTTACTAGCTACATAACATTTGTATATGGCCTGCACACCATACAACACAGAGTATCACTATGGAGGAGCTTGAGGAATATACAACTTAGTGGACCTTGGCTTATAATAGGAGATTTCAATAGTGTCTTAAGTGTGGATGACAGGATAAATGGGCTGCCAGTTCATCAAGCAGAAATGGCTGATTTTCAGGACTGCATTGATGATATTGGAGTGGGACAAATCGCCAAAAGAGGAAGCAGATTTTCATGGAGTAACAAAAGGGATGCAAAGGTCAGAGTTTATAGCCATATAGATTGGGCTTTTGGCAATGCTGAGTGGTTTAACTCTTACACTTGGATTGAGGCAGTATACATGTTACCTAGTTGTTCGGATCACTCCTATAATGCTAGACACTAA